A part of Vespa crabro chromosome 20, iyVesCrab1.2, whole genome shotgun sequence genomic DNA contains:
- the LOC124431111 gene encoding ATP-binding cassette sub-family G member 1-like isoform X1, giving the protein MDAKRNDDDKVYQIDNDHEIVDPMIDHSQNPNENQDSWLKRNAPCFYIEFENLSYSVPIGKEKQKKILQNATGCFEPGKLTAVIGPSGAGKSTLLSIISGVKSSNVKGSIKINDREKIDKNIYRKQICYIPQEFMLHPLLTTKETLYIAARLKLGRGYSTIKSHFIVNNIAKSLGLMNCLNTTAGKLSGGEKKRLLIGVEIVTKPGVLLLDEPTSGLDSVSSNQVINLLHSMSKSGCTVACAIHQPSSQMISEFDNIIVIGQGRTLYCGPRENILDSFKEAGYISPHFYNVVEFVLEVVTNQCDDNLNNLAKMNSVKYVQWKSQYVYYKNETVDTNGSLERLEMDEESDLANEKFRKLSVWEQQKILLLRSFICIKRDNIMTKLRFIAHVIVAILLGSIFYDFGNDANKVTSNISCIFFFLLFLFFANSLPVVQIFPTEASVFYREHLNNWYSLMPYYISKIVSDLPIQLLCPTSFFIIAYYMTGQPMERSSLSQAWIVCILHTIIGQSVGITVGAIFDTQIGTFLIPALSIPMFLFAGFFLKLNEISSYYQPLCAISFFRYAFEGIMQAIYGFDRKPLSCTEIYCHWRSPNEILSMMNMQSRKEREEKGREIFTIKKKHQFFLDKIYLQQLLIIVYLTSKSYRD; this is encoded by the exons ATGGATGCGAAACgtaacgatgatgataaagTATATCAAATAGACAACGATCATGAGATTGTCGATCCAATGATTGATCATTCTCAGAATCCAAATGAAAACCAGGACTCTTGGTTGAAACGTAATGCACCATGTTTCTACATAGAATTCGAGAATTTGTCTTACAGTGTGCCTATCGGTAAAG aaaaacagaagaagataTTGCAAAATGCAACAGGATGTTTTGAGCCAGGGAAATTGACGGCCGTGATTGGTCCATCTGGTGCAGGCAAATCGACTTTGTTGAGCATAATATCTGGCGTTAAATCATCTAACGTGAAAGGATCTATTAAGATAAACGATCGCgaaaagatagataagaaTATATACCGAAAACAAATCTGTTACATACCGCAAGAGTTCATGTTGCATCCTTTATTAACTACGAAAGAAACTCTCTACATTGCGGCGCGTCTTAAATTGGGTCGAGGATATTCAACAATAAAGTCACACTTTATC GTCAATAATATCGCCAAGAGTCTCGGATTGATGAATTGCCTTAATACGACAGCTGGCAAATTGAGTGgcggtgaaaaaaaaagactctTGATCGGTGTGGAGATTGTCACAAAACCAGGTGTTTTACTTTTGGATGAACCTACAAGCGGACTCGACAGTGTATCCTCTAATCag gtcATCAACCTATTACATTCGATGTCAAAATCAGGATGTACAGTAGCTTGTGCGATTCATCAACCCAGTAGTCAAATGATCTCTGAATTCGATAACATAATAGTTATTGGTCAAGGTAGAACTTTATATTGCGGTCCACGCGAAAACATATTGGACAGTTTCAAGGAAGCTGGATACATATCTCCGCATTTTTATAATGTCGTCGAATTcg TACTCGAAGTGGTGACTAATCAATGTGACGATAATTTGAACAATCTAGCTAAAATGAATTCGGTCAAGTATGTTCAGTGGAAGTCGCAATAcgtgtattataaaaatg AGACGGTTGATACGAATGGATCTTTGGAACGATTAGAGATGGATGAGGAAAGTGACTTAGCAAATGAGAAATTTCGAAAATTGTCTGTTTGGGAACaacaaaagattttattattacgatccTTCATATGTATTAAGCGAGACAAT ATTATGACAAAACTAAGGTTTATTGCACATGTAATTGTTGCAATTTTATTGGGTTctatattttacgattttgGTAACGACGCAAATAAAGTAACCAGCAACATTTCTtgcatcttcttttttttactttttttatttttcgccAACTCATTGCCAGTCGTCCAAATAT TTCCCACCGAGGCATCGGTCTTCTATCgagaacatttaaataattggtATAGTCTGATGCCTTATTATATATCGAAGATAGTCTCGGATTTACCGATACAG ttaCTCTGTCCTacctccttttttattatagcatATTATATGACCGGCCAACCTATGGAACGAAGTAGTTTATCGCAAGCTTGGATAGTTTGCATTTTGCATACTATTATTGGACAATCGGTTGGAATAACAGTGGGTGCAATATTCGATACTCAA atcgGAACATTCCTCATTCCTGCATTGAGCATACCGATGTTTCTATTCGCGGGTTTCTTTTTGAAACTCAATGAAATATCGTCGTATTATCAACCACTTTGTGCGATCAGTTTTTTCAG GTATGCCTTCGAAGGTATCATGCAAGCAATTTATGGTTTTGACAGAAAACCATTGTCTTGTACGGAAATATATTGTCATTGGCGTTCTCCTAATGAAATTCTATCAATGATGAACATGCAATCG agaaaagagagagaggagaaaggaagagagatttttacaataaaaaaaaaacatcaatttttcttAGATAAGATATATTTA
- the LOC124431023 gene encoding acyl-CoA synthetase short-chain family member 3, mitochondrial-like: protein MDKNDNNFGSYENHSAIYRDAFKRSLENPEEFWAEVGKLINWFKPWNKVLDNFNEPFTKWFVGGELNACYNAVDRHVDSGNGEKTAIIYDSPQISIIRKVTYNELLEKTSLLASALADIGVSKGNKVIIYMPLIPETIITISAVARLGAIHSVVFGGFAAKELANMINHAKPKVVVIASCGLEPNKIITYAMVMNDALKVISVKTPKCIIFQRKNIWTSPLSPDQYDWKEILSKAKAHSCVPVEANDPLY, encoded by the exons ATGGATAAAAACG ATAATAATTTCGGCTCGTATGAAAACCATTCTGCTATTTATCGCGATGCCTTTAAAAGATCTTTGGAAAATCCCGAAGAATTTTGGGCAGAGGTaggaaaattgattaattggTTCAAACCGTGGAACAAGGTCCTCGACAATTTCAACGAACCTTTCACCAAATG GTTCGTCGGAGGAGAGTTGAATGCCTGCTACAATGCTGTCGATCGTCACGTTGACTCTGGCAACGGTGAGAAAACAGCCATCATTTATGATAGCCCACAAATTTCGATTATCAGAAAAGTAACCTACAATGAGCTGTTGGAGAAAACCTCGTTGCTGGCCAGCGCTTTAGCTGATATTGGAGTTAGTAAAGGCAATAAAGTTATCATCTACATGCCACTTATACCAGAGACTATAATAACCATTTCGGCCGTCGCCAGACTTGGTGCTATCCACTCGGTTGTTTTTGGAG GATTTGCTGCAAAAGAGCTGGCCAACATGATAAATCACGCGAAACCAAAAGTGGTCGTCATTGCCAGCTGCGGCTTGGAGcctaacaaaattattac GTATGCCATGGTGATGAATGATGCCTTGAAAGTAATATCTGTGAAAACACCGAAATGCATTatctttcaaagaaaaaatatctggACCTCTCCGCTCAGTCCCGATCAATATGATTGGAAGGAAATTTTGAGTAAAGCCAAAGCCCATTCTTGTGTTCCGGTCGAGGCTAACGATCCTTTGTATTGA
- the LOC124431111 gene encoding ATP-binding cassette sub-family G member 1-like isoform X3, which produces MDAKRNDDDKVYQIDNDHEIVDPMIDHSQNPNENQDSWLKRNAPCFYIEFENLSYSVPIGKEKQKKILQNATGCFEPGKLTAVIGPSGAGKSTLLSIISGVKSSNVKGSIKINDREKIDKNIYRKQICYIPQEFMLHPLLTTKETLYIAARLKLGRGYSTIKSHFIVNNIAKSLGLMNCLNTTAGKLSGGEKKRLLIGVEIVTKPGVLLLDEPTSGLDSVSSNQVINLLHSMSKSGCTVACAIHQPSSQMISEFDNIIVIGQGRTLYCGPRENILDSFKEAGYISPHFYNVVEFVLEVVTNQCDDNLNNLAKMNSVKYVQWKSQYVYYKNETVDTNGSLERLEMDEESDLANEKFRKLSVWEQQKILLLRSFICIKRDNIMTKLRFIAHVIVAILLGSIFYDFGNDANKVTSNISCIFFFLLFLFFANSLPVVQIFPTEASVFYREHLNNWYSLMPYYISKIVSDLPIQLLCPTSFFIIAYYMTGQPMERSSLSQAWIVCILHTIIGQSVGITVGAIFDTQIGTFLIPALSIPMFLFAGFFLKLNEISSYYQPLCAISFFRYAFEGIMQAIYGFDRKPLSCTEIYCHWRSPNEILSMMNMQSNF; this is translated from the exons ATGGATGCGAAACgtaacgatgatgataaagTATATCAAATAGACAACGATCATGAGATTGTCGATCCAATGATTGATCATTCTCAGAATCCAAATGAAAACCAGGACTCTTGGTTGAAACGTAATGCACCATGTTTCTACATAGAATTCGAGAATTTGTCTTACAGTGTGCCTATCGGTAAAG aaaaacagaagaagataTTGCAAAATGCAACAGGATGTTTTGAGCCAGGGAAATTGACGGCCGTGATTGGTCCATCTGGTGCAGGCAAATCGACTTTGTTGAGCATAATATCTGGCGTTAAATCATCTAACGTGAAAGGATCTATTAAGATAAACGATCGCgaaaagatagataagaaTATATACCGAAAACAAATCTGTTACATACCGCAAGAGTTCATGTTGCATCCTTTATTAACTACGAAAGAAACTCTCTACATTGCGGCGCGTCTTAAATTGGGTCGAGGATATTCAACAATAAAGTCACACTTTATC GTCAATAATATCGCCAAGAGTCTCGGATTGATGAATTGCCTTAATACGACAGCTGGCAAATTGAGTGgcggtgaaaaaaaaagactctTGATCGGTGTGGAGATTGTCACAAAACCAGGTGTTTTACTTTTGGATGAACCTACAAGCGGACTCGACAGTGTATCCTCTAATCag gtcATCAACCTATTACATTCGATGTCAAAATCAGGATGTACAGTAGCTTGTGCGATTCATCAACCCAGTAGTCAAATGATCTCTGAATTCGATAACATAATAGTTATTGGTCAAGGTAGAACTTTATATTGCGGTCCACGCGAAAACATATTGGACAGTTTCAAGGAAGCTGGATACATATCTCCGCATTTTTATAATGTCGTCGAATTcg TACTCGAAGTGGTGACTAATCAATGTGACGATAATTTGAACAATCTAGCTAAAATGAATTCGGTCAAGTATGTTCAGTGGAAGTCGCAATAcgtgtattataaaaatg AGACGGTTGATACGAATGGATCTTTGGAACGATTAGAGATGGATGAGGAAAGTGACTTAGCAAATGAGAAATTTCGAAAATTGTCTGTTTGGGAACaacaaaagattttattattacgatccTTCATATGTATTAAGCGAGACAAT ATTATGACAAAACTAAGGTTTATTGCACATGTAATTGTTGCAATTTTATTGGGTTctatattttacgattttgGTAACGACGCAAATAAAGTAACCAGCAACATTTCTtgcatcttcttttttttactttttttatttttcgccAACTCATTGCCAGTCGTCCAAATAT TTCCCACCGAGGCATCGGTCTTCTATCgagaacatttaaataattggtATAGTCTGATGCCTTATTATATATCGAAGATAGTCTCGGATTTACCGATACAG ttaCTCTGTCCTacctccttttttattatagcatATTATATGACCGGCCAACCTATGGAACGAAGTAGTTTATCGCAAGCTTGGATAGTTTGCATTTTGCATACTATTATTGGACAATCGGTTGGAATAACAGTGGGTGCAATATTCGATACTCAA atcgGAACATTCCTCATTCCTGCATTGAGCATACCGATGTTTCTATTCGCGGGTTTCTTTTTGAAACTCAATGAAATATCGTCGTATTATCAACCACTTTGTGCGATCAGTTTTTTCAG GTATGCCTTCGAAGGTATCATGCAAGCAATTTATGGTTTTGACAGAAAACCATTGTCTTGTACGGAAATATATTGTCATTGGCGTTCTCCTAATGAAATTCTATCAATGATGAACATGCAATCG
- the LOC124431114 gene encoding muscle-specific protein 20, with amino-acid sequence MALERQVRAKIAGKRNPEQEREAQEWIESVLGKKFPPGEIFEDVLKDGQVLCHLMNKISPGSIQKINTSGGQFKMMENINVFQKALKDYGVADVDVFQTVDLWEKKDIAQVVTTLFALGRTTYKHPEWKGPYLGPKPSEECKREFTEEQLRAGESVIGLQAGSNKGATQSGQSIGATRKILLGK; translated from the exons ATGGCCCTAGAACGTCAAGTCCGCGCTAAG ATCGCAGGAAAACGTAATCCTGAGCAAGAACGTGAGGCTCAGGAATGGATCGAGTCCGTTCTTGGAAAAAAGTTCCCAcctggtgaaatctttgaagatGTTCTCAAGGATGGTCAGGTCCTTTGTCACCTAATGAACAAGATTTCACCGGGATCAATTCAAAAGATCAACACTAGCGGCGGACAGTTCAAGATGATGGAGAATATTAACGT GTTCCAGAAAGCACTCAAAGATTATGGCGTAGCAGACGTTGATGTCTTCCAAACGGTCGATCTCTGGGAGAAGAAGGATATAGCCCAAGTTGTCACAACTCTTTTCGCTCTTGGTCGTACG ACATACAAACATCCAGAATGGAAGGGACCTTATCTAGGTCCGAAACCATCCGAGGAGTGCAAACGTGAATTCACGGAAGAACAATTGCGTGCCGGTGAATCCGTAATCGGTTTACAAGCAGGCTCAAATAAAGGTGCCACCCAATCTGGACAAAGTATTGGTGCCACTCGCAAAATCCTCTTGGGAAAGTAA
- the LOC124431110 gene encoding acyl-CoA synthetase short-chain family member 3, mitochondrial: MDKNDNNFGSYKNHSAIYRDAYKRSLENPEEFWAEVGKLINWFKPWNKVLDNSNEPFTKWFVGGELNACYNAVDRHVDSGNGEKTAIIYDSPQISIIRKVTYNELLEKTSLLAGALADIGVSKGNKVIIYMPLIPETIITILAVARLGAIHSVVFGGFAAKELANRINHAKPKVVVIASCGLEPNKIITYTTVLNDALKLISVKAPKCIIFQRKNIWTSPLSPDQYDWEEILSKAKAHSCVPVEANDPLYILYTSGTTGDPKGILRPIGGHLATLTWSMKIIYGMNKNSVWWSASDMGWVVGHSYICYGPLVYGATTVMYEGKPDRTPDASQYFRIIDHHRVNALFCVPTALRVLKRADPNCLLGRKYSMKSLQTIFVAGEYCDYETKLWVESIFNVPVINHWWQSETGHPITALCLGYGIDNFLPKFSTGLPVPGYRIQILDQEGNNAAVRELGRIVIKLPLPPGCLSTLYLADERFNEIYFSTYPGYYDTMDAGYMDEYGYIYVTSRDDDIINVAGHRLSTFALEDIVLAHPDVADAAVVGVSDRTKGEVPLCLYVKHQGTTNKTENINQELITNVRQLIGPIASFKIVAAVNGLPKSRSGKIMRKIISKIANSEQVKMPSTIENPLVFREIKTVLQKLGYAKLALDLE, translated from the exons ATGGATAAAAACG ATAATAACTTCGGCTCGTATAAAAACCATTCTGCTATTTATCGCGATGCCTATAAGAGATCTTTGGAAAATCCCGAAGAATTTTGGGCAGAGGTaggaaaattgattaattggTTCAAACCGTGGAACAAGGTCCTCGACAATTCTAACGAACCTTTCACCAAATG GTTCGTCGGAGGAGAGTTGAATGCCTGCTACAATGCTGTCGATCGTCACGTTGACTCTGGCAACGGTGAGAAAACAGCCATCATTTATGATAGCCCACAAATTTCGATTATCAGAAAAGTAACCTACAATGAGCTGTTGGAGAAAACCTCGTTGCTGGCCGGCGCTTTAGCTGATATTGGAGTCAGTAAAGGCAATAAAGTTATCATCTACATGCCACTTATACCAGAGactataataaccattttGGCCGTCGCCAGACTTGGTGCTATCCACTCGGTTGTTTTTGGAG GATTTGCTGCAAAAGAGCTGGCCAACAGGATAAATCACGCGAAACCAAAGGTGGTCGTCATTGCCAGCTGCGGCCTGGAGcctaacaaaattattac GTATACCACGGTGTTGAATGATGCCTTGAAATTAATATCTGTGAAAGCACCGAAATGCATTatctttcaaagaaaaaatatctggACCTCTCCGCTCAGTCCCGATCAGTATGATTGGGAGGAAATTTTGAGTAAAGCCAAAGCCCATTCCTGCGTTCCGGTCGAGGCTAAcgatcctttatatatattatatacatcagGAACGACAG GTGATCCAAAGGGTATTCTAAGACCTATAGGTGGTCACTTGGCGACTCTTACCTggtcaatgaaaattatttacgggatgaataaaaattcagTTTGGTGGAGTGCTTCGGACATGGGCTGGGTCGTCGGACATTCTTACATTTGTTACGGTCCTTTAGTCTATGGTGCAACGACTGTGATGTACGAAGGAAAACCCGATAGAACACCCGATGCCAGTCAATATTTTAG aaTAATAGATCACCATAGAGTAAATGCCCTTTTCTGTGTACCAACAGCACTTAGAGTTTTGAAACGTGCCGATCCTAATTGTCTTTTAGgtagaaaatattctatgAAATC ATTGCAGACGATATTCGTGGCCGGGGAATATTGCGATTACGAAACAAAATTGTGGGTGGAAAGTATATTTAACGTGCCTGTAATAAATCATTGGTGGCAATCGGAAACAGGACACCCAATAACCGCGTTGTGTCTTGGATACGGGATAGATAATTTTTTGCCAAAGTTTAGTACAGGTCTTCCGGTTCCTGGCTATCGCA TTCAGATACTCGATCAAGAAGGAAACAATGCGGCGGTACGCGAGCTCGGAAGGATCGTTATAAAGCTACCTCTGCCTCCTGGTTGCTTATCCACCCTCTATCTCGCAGACGAaagattcaatgaaatttatttctcgaCTTATCCG gGATATTACGATACGATGGATGCTGGTTATATGGACGAATATGGCTATATTTATGTAACTTCGCGCGACGATGACATCATCAACGTTGCTGGACATCGTTTATCGACGTTTGCTCTGGAAGATATTGTTTTAGCGCATCCTGACGTCGCTGACGCTGCAGTCGTTGGCGTTTCCGATCGTACTAAAGGCGAGGTTCCACTTTGCCTCTACGTCAAACATCAAG GAACGACTAATAAAACTGAAAACATCAATCAGGAACTGATCACAAACGTTAGACAACTGATTGGGCCTATCGCATCGTTTAAGATCGTTGCTGCCGTCAATGGTTTGCCTAAATCACGTTCCGGAAAAATTATGCGTAAAATCATTTCCAAAATAGCGAATTCCGAACAAGTTAAG ATGCCTAGCACAATCGAGAATCCTCTGGTCTTCCGTGAAATAAAAACGGTCCTACAAAAATTGGGCTATGCCAAACTAGCGCTGGATTTGGAATGA
- the LOC124431111 gene encoding ATP-binding cassette sub-family G member 1-like isoform X2, whose translation MDAKRNDDDKVYQIDNDHEIVDPMIDHSQNPNENQDSWLKRNAPCFYIEFENLSYSVPIGKEKQKKILQNATGCFEPGKLTAVIGPSGAGKSTLLSIISGVKSSNVKGSIKINDREKIDKNIYRKQICYIPQEFMLHPLLTTKETLYIAARLKLGRGYSTIKSHFIVNNIAKSLGLMNCLNTTAGKLSGGEKKRLLIGVEIVTKPGVLLLDEPTSGLDSVSSNQVINLLHSMSKSGCTVACAIHQPSSQMISEFDNIIVIGQGRTLYCGPRENILDSFKEAGYISPHFYNVVEFVLEVVTNQCDDNLNNLAKMNSVKYVQWKSQYVYYKNETVDTNGSLERLEMDEESDLANEKFRKLSVWEQQKILLLRSFICIKRDNIMTKLRFIAHVIVAILLGSIFYDFGNDANKVTSNISCIFFFLLFLFFANSLPVVQIFPTEASVFYREHLNNWYSLMPYYISKIVSDLPIQLLCPTSFFIIAYYMTGQPMERSSLSQAWIVCILHTIIGQSVGITVGAIFDTQIGTFLIPALSIPMFLFAGFFLKLNEISSYYQPLCAISFFRYAFEGIMQAIYGFDRKPLSCTEIYCHWRSPNEILSMMNMQSVKFHVIVVIMLAWIFSLHVITYCALRWKVHKIRK comes from the exons ATGGATGCGAAACgtaacgatgatgataaagTATATCAAATAGACAACGATCATGAGATTGTCGATCCAATGATTGATCATTCTCAGAATCCAAATGAAAACCAGGACTCTTGGTTGAAACGTAATGCACCATGTTTCTACATAGAATTCGAGAATTTGTCTTACAGTGTGCCTATCGGTAAAG aaaaacagaagaagataTTGCAAAATGCAACAGGATGTTTTGAGCCAGGGAAATTGACGGCCGTGATTGGTCCATCTGGTGCAGGCAAATCGACTTTGTTGAGCATAATATCTGGCGTTAAATCATCTAACGTGAAAGGATCTATTAAGATAAACGATCGCgaaaagatagataagaaTATATACCGAAAACAAATCTGTTACATACCGCAAGAGTTCATGTTGCATCCTTTATTAACTACGAAAGAAACTCTCTACATTGCGGCGCGTCTTAAATTGGGTCGAGGATATTCAACAATAAAGTCACACTTTATC GTCAATAATATCGCCAAGAGTCTCGGATTGATGAATTGCCTTAATACGACAGCTGGCAAATTGAGTGgcggtgaaaaaaaaagactctTGATCGGTGTGGAGATTGTCACAAAACCAGGTGTTTTACTTTTGGATGAACCTACAAGCGGACTCGACAGTGTATCCTCTAATCag gtcATCAACCTATTACATTCGATGTCAAAATCAGGATGTACAGTAGCTTGTGCGATTCATCAACCCAGTAGTCAAATGATCTCTGAATTCGATAACATAATAGTTATTGGTCAAGGTAGAACTTTATATTGCGGTCCACGCGAAAACATATTGGACAGTTTCAAGGAAGCTGGATACATATCTCCGCATTTTTATAATGTCGTCGAATTcg TACTCGAAGTGGTGACTAATCAATGTGACGATAATTTGAACAATCTAGCTAAAATGAATTCGGTCAAGTATGTTCAGTGGAAGTCGCAATAcgtgtattataaaaatg AGACGGTTGATACGAATGGATCTTTGGAACGATTAGAGATGGATGAGGAAAGTGACTTAGCAAATGAGAAATTTCGAAAATTGTCTGTTTGGGAACaacaaaagattttattattacgatccTTCATATGTATTAAGCGAGACAAT ATTATGACAAAACTAAGGTTTATTGCACATGTAATTGTTGCAATTTTATTGGGTTctatattttacgattttgGTAACGACGCAAATAAAGTAACCAGCAACATTTCTtgcatcttcttttttttactttttttatttttcgccAACTCATTGCCAGTCGTCCAAATAT TTCCCACCGAGGCATCGGTCTTCTATCgagaacatttaaataattggtATAGTCTGATGCCTTATTATATATCGAAGATAGTCTCGGATTTACCGATACAG ttaCTCTGTCCTacctccttttttattatagcatATTATATGACCGGCCAACCTATGGAACGAAGTAGTTTATCGCAAGCTTGGATAGTTTGCATTTTGCATACTATTATTGGACAATCGGTTGGAATAACAGTGGGTGCAATATTCGATACTCAA atcgGAACATTCCTCATTCCTGCATTGAGCATACCGATGTTTCTATTCGCGGGTTTCTTTTTGAAACTCAATGAAATATCGTCGTATTATCAACCACTTTGTGCGATCAGTTTTTTCAG GTATGCCTTCGAAGGTATCATGCAAGCAATTTATGGTTTTGACAGAAAACCATTGTCTTGTACGGAAATATATTGTCATTGGCGTTCTCCTAATGAAATTCTATCAATGATGAACATGCAATCGGTAAAATTTCACGTTATCGTGGTTATTATGCTCGCAtggattttttctttacacgTCATCACATATTGTGCGTTACGATGGAAAGTGCATAAAAttaggaaataa